The sequence ACTGCAAACTGCATGTGCATGTCTGCCTGGAGTGAGGTGACCTGTGTATGTTTAGCACACCCACTGATAGTGTCAGTATCGTCTCCACAAGAGTGTGATTTGGTGGGCTGCAGCTGCTCAGGGGCGTAACAGTTTAGGAATCTGGTCAACATAGAGAagaaggcaaaaaaacaaaacctgagaGGGTCCTCTCAGCTGTTTGTCCTGatattaattttaatgttttatggtaTGTATGTCATACATTTTAACTGGatgtacaaaaacaactttctgaTGCAGACCCTTTTGAACAACCCACTACTCTATAATCTGCTGTCTCATTTGCAACCTTTTATCAAGTTTCTTTTGTGATTGCTATAGTTACATTAAATCAGTATACTTGAAATACCTGCATTCACTGAAACAACCACgtgtctcctcttcttctgtgcattCAGTGCATTCAGTTGCTTACTAGAGCAAAACATCTCGTAGTGATTCATTAGCTaagttggagaaaaaaagagaaagttgaACCAAGTGTTCTTTGTAGTCAGATATAGTACACCAAACTTAATTACATAACAATTCAGTGCTTCATTCTTCACTTTGGGAAACTGTAAATGCAGTGTTTCAATCAGGCCATTTTAATATTATTCCAAttacagctgtgctttgagctcAAATTACACACAAAGATTGCAAAGAAAATCTAAAATGGAGACCCAGTGTTTAGTTATCAGTTCACGGGTTTCTTTTTATATGATGTGACCAGATGTGGTAGCAACATACTGTGTGCTACTGTTGTTCTATTTTCAGGTTGAGAATGgcacaagtgtgtgtatgaacCAAACTCCCCCCTGATGTTctctcatatttttttctcttatgtGTGTTTGGCTCCACTCTGCCACAAGATCTTTCTCTCTGTACTAACAAAAGTGGTGCAGACATCCAGAGCAGCAGTCCATGGATCCTCCAGTGCAGCATGCAGAGCATGGCTCACTTCTGCTCAGGCAACTGGAGAGGATGAGAACAGCTGAAGAACTCACCGATGTGGTGTTGTTGGCAGAGGGGATTCCCTTTTCTTGCCACAAGGTGGTGCTGTCTGCATTCAGCCCTTATTTTGAGGTAAAGTGGCCATGCATAATACAGGCTGTTGGAGTTATTGTGCTTATTCAGGAAAATAcatgatgatgtgtgttttccagaGCTGATACTAATGAGCATGTCAGCAACCAAATATGTTGATGATACTATTATAGTATAATTATGTCATGTTCCGGTATTTTGGTAAATCCCTGTGTACAGGCCATGTTTACATGCGGCCTGAAAGAGACGCAGGAAGGAGAGGTATGTCTCAGAGACACTCCTGCTCACAGCCTGAAGCTGTTACTGGACTACATGTACCGTGCTGAACTCCCCCTTTCCAATGACAACATCCAGGGggtggctgctgctgccttcCTGCTCCATGTAGATGGAGCCTTCAGGTGGGAAAAAAGAATCAGGATGTTGATAATTATTCCAATAAACTAACATCAGCAGGACTTGTACAGTGTTAAAGGCATCATGGTAATGTTATCCTCCCTGTAACATCTTCTGTGAAGTAAGTGTAGGACAATTTTTGCTACTGCTTCAGGTTGTGTCAGAGCCACATGGAGGCCCGTATGGACTCTTCCAACTGTGTTGGTCTGTACCACTGGGCCAGAGACTTGGGGGCCACTGGGCTGGCTGACTGTGCCTTTAGATATCTCTGCCAACACTTTGCACAGGTGGGAAATTTGGTATTACTAGTGTCAAATTTTCTCTTAGAGAGCCATAAAAATATTCCTGGCTCCAAGATATAAGACCTGAAACATAACATGACCTGATTACGATTTGTGAAAATACCTGCCTTATAATATGTCTAATAAGCCCTGTAGGACCAACCTGTTTTAAAGGCTCAGAACAGATGATCTTTTTGATGATGCTCCTTGTCACAGTTAAGCTGTGTAACATTTTGCCAGCCTCCCCTGATCTCTGACTCTAGTTTTTCAGCTACTCAATGCTGCCACTAATTAACTTTTTAGCACTGTCATACACAGGTGTTGAGATGTTTTTGCTTTGATATTTGCTACCATCCTCCACATATTGTCTTTCTTTAATTCACTCATTCCCATTGTTTTTTGGCCCCGTTTTTATCTGATTGTCTCTAGGTttgtgaggaagaagaagtgCTGGAGCTGGATGCCCAAAGTCTTGCGGATCTGCTGGGTTCAGATGACCTTAACATTTCACAGGAGGAGGTTGTGCTGGAGCTGGTGCTTCGTTGGGTGGAGAAGCGCAGGGGGGACTCAAACAGCGAAGCTCAGGCTGTGGAGTTACTCAGGCGTGTCCGGCTGGAACTTGTGGACCCTGGATTCCTCCGTAAAGCCAGGAGAAGAAACCCGGTGAGAAGAGAAGAGCCAAATAATAAAGGCCAAGAATCCTGATCCACATTTATCAAGGGATTAGTAGATTAATAGATTACTGTGCCTTGAAATGAATCTTCCAGGTATTGCTGAGGGATGCGGAGTGCTTTGGGATGATTGATGCTGCTCTCCAGACGTCAGGTCTCTGTCAGACATCAGCTCCGCCTCGGCCAGCCCTTCGCTACGGCATGGAGACCACTGACCTGCTGCTCTGCTTAGGTGGGGTGGATGAGGAGGGAGTGCCTGCCCGCCGTGGAGGACTTGCTGACCTCAGCTTTTGCTTTGCCCCCCATGATAGAAGGACTTACTACATCCCCTCTCCACTGAGGGGCTCTGGGGGCATGGGCCAGATCACAGTGGGGGCTGTGACACGAGACAACAACATAGTGGTGGCCATAGAGGCAGAAGACCAACACAGGATGAAGAGGGTGGATATctacaggtgtgtgtgagaaatcccttttttttaatggattgCATTTAATGCTAGATCTGATCTGCATGTTTATGTTCCAGGTATGATAATTCGGAGAAGAACAGCTGGGTGGAGCTGTGCTCAGCAGCATACAGGGACATGTATGCTTTAGGGGTGCTAGGTGACGCCCTCTATATGATAGGTGGTCAGATGAAAGTGCATAATCATTACATCATCACAGACAGTGTGGAGAGATGGTCACTGAAAAGAGGAGGCAGCTGGCTCAGCTTCGCTCCTCTGCCGCTCCCTTTAGCCTGCCACTGCACCATTACCCTGAAGGACCATCTCTTTGTGCTGGGGGGCTGGACACCACAGGTACAGAATAAAGAAGAATAAACATTGTTCTGCAGTCAATACAAGTCTCCTTGAGCAAGAGGACATTTATTCATTATCAAGGGCAGGCTAGCCTGTTGAAAAGCAACAAGAGATTTTCCCCACAGGGATCCGTAATGGACAAGTGAT is a genomic window of Thunnus maccoyii chromosome 4, fThuMac1.1, whole genome shotgun sequence containing:
- the LOC121896409 gene encoding kelch repeat and BTB domain-containing protein 12-like, which encodes MDPPVQHAEHGSLLLRQLERMRTAEELTDVVLLAEGIPFSCHKVVLSAFSPYFEAMFTCGLKETQEGEVCLRDTPAHSLKLLLDYMYRAELPLSNDNIQGVAAAAFLLHVDGAFRLCQSHMEARMDSSNCVGLYHWARDLGATGLADCAFRYLCQHFAQVCEEEEVLELDAQSLADLLGSDDLNISQEEVVLELVLRWVEKRRGDSNSEAQAVELLRRVRLELVDPGFLRKARRRNPVLLRDAECFGMIDAALQTSGLCQTSAPPRPALRYGMETTDLLLCLGGVDEEGVPARRGGLADLSFCFAPHDRRTYYIPSPLRGSGGMGQITVGAVTRDNNIVVAIEAEDQHRMKRVDIYRYDNSEKNSWVELCSAAYRDMYALGVLGDALYMIGGQMKVHNHYIITDSVERWSLKRGGSWLSFAPLPLPLACHCTITLKDHLFVLGGWTPQHLPDEEPDKLSNHLFKFDPGKDRWTECARMKYSRYRCGSAVLNGEIYILGGIGCDGEDRGQSRRCLSSVEIYNPDTDTWRAGPTLPTSLLSLRTNASNAGVVEGKLYLCGYYKAAGRYEIITKEILELDPADNVWTVVERRAAMHDSYDVCLVANLNPRDLFTP